The following proteins come from a genomic window of Nicotiana tomentosiformis chromosome 12, ASM39032v3, whole genome shotgun sequence:
- the LOC104113207 gene encoding non-specific lipid transfer protein GPI-anchored 1 yields MRSAYKFIGLAILMVFSCGLANGDDDKSLSQKCGAEFQKVAACLTYATGKAPAPSKECCDAAEDIKDEDPVCLCYIIEQIHKGSSPELKSMGIQEDKLLQLPSACKLSNASISNCPKLLNIPSNSPDYAIFTNTSTASKTPVATPAGASSSSSPDTKKDSSNGFKNGPQLSISGTVVAAAVVAVFLVLI; encoded by the exons ATGAGAAGTGCATATAAATTTATCGGTTTAGCGATTTTAATGGTCTTTTCATGTGGGTTGGCTAATGGAGATGATGACAAAAGCCTTAGTCAAAAGTGTGGGGCAGAATTTCAAAAGGTAGCGGCGTGTTTAACTTACGCGACGGGGAAAGCACCGGCGCCGTCGAAGGAGTGCTGCGATGCGGCGGAGGATATAAAAGATGAGGACCCGGTTTGTCTTTGTTACATAATAGAACAGATACATAAAGGATCAAGTCCAGAGTTGAAGAGCATGGGCATTCAAGAAGATAAATTGCTTCAGCTTCCTTCTGCTTGCAAGCTCAGTAATGCCAGCATCTCTAACTGCCCTA AGTTACTCAACATTCCTTCAAATTCTCCTGATTATGCCATCTTCACCAATACATCTACTGCGTCCAAAACCCCGGTGGCCACACCTGCTGGGGCTTCTTCATCATCGTCGCCCGACACTAAAAAGGATTCCTCCAACGGATTCAAGAACGGACCCCAGCTTTCAATCTCTGGAACAGTAGTGGCTGCTGCAGTTGTAGCAgtctttttagttttaatttga